From a single Raphanus sativus cultivar WK10039 chromosome 3, ASM80110v3, whole genome shotgun sequence genomic region:
- the LOC108844611 gene encoding uncharacterized protein LOC108844611: MTTMYVTPATLYAGKPSAPVTSNLQRSSSFLPYYSLRILGNNKKKSLSKSSSSSSAPRFSMRVSSKQAYICRDCGYIYNDRTPFDKLPDNYFCPVCAAPKRRFRPYMPDVSKNVNDKDVRKARKAELQRDEAVGKALPIAIAVGALALAALYFYVNNTA; the protein is encoded by the exons ATGACGACGATGTACGTTACTCCGGCGACGCTTTACGCCGGAAAACCGTCAGCCCCGGTGACTTCAAACCTCCAGAGATCGTCATCTTTCTTGCCGTATTACTCGCTGAGGATACTCggcaacaacaagaagaagtcTCTTTCGaaatcttcatcttcctcctctgctCCAAGATTCTCCATGCGTGTCTCCTCCAAGCAAGCCTATATCTGCCGTGATTGCGG GTATATATACAATGACAGAACTCCATTCGATAAGTTGCCTGATAATTACTTCTGTCCAG TGTGTGCTGCTCCTAAACGGCGGTTCAGACCGTACATGCCTGATGTGAGCAAGAACGTTAATGACAAGGATGTGAGAAAGGCTAGAAAAGCTGAGCTCCAACGGGATGAAGCCGTTGG GAAGGCTTTGCCTATAGCAATTGCTGTTGGAGCTCTAGCTTTAGCAGCTCTTTACTTCTATGTCAACAATACCGCATGA